The Nocardioides panzhihuensis genome has a segment encoding these proteins:
- a CDS encoding phosphodiester glycosidase family protein, with product MPKPAHLLASGVALAAVVAVVPGIARAEVPADAWTDQIRWSSTSLADGVTLRTGVLEDADSTPFWTVTVQHPVTSSITGRPAGAGVGPRAWAQETADRLRAAGYEPRLDDIAWPDYSDTPSGLQGVRVRTGEYATQAEAGAAVTALKAHGFTTAVASWTGYDVDTPADAEQFHVAVIDQRSFDGEVYGTHHGVVAQRQRLSDVSGELGATVAVNGGFFITADADGYQGAPAGIAAYDGRLEAMDAGSRTGIVLGDGPARITRLTAKVDVRSGRSVRSVNGINRKPGVIRNCGRPGAVPVIEPRQDVTCRTDSEIVLFTPRLGAELPTGEGTQVTLDAADVVIAVGPRGGTVPDGGSVVQGIGAAGEWLAAHARVGRSLRVAESVRDADGRRVPLTPDTSIVSAAPNLVTDGRTDIDAAAEGVIDPADLSFNYAWAETRQPRTMAGIDRRGRLLLVTVDGRQPGVSEGLTLEEEADLMKSLGAEDAMNLDGGGSTAMASGGTLLNRTSDAAGERADGDFIVAVPTE from the coding sequence ATGCCGAAGCCTGCTCACCTTCTAGCCAGCGGTGTCGCGCTGGCCGCCGTCGTCGCCGTCGTCCCCGGGATCGCACGCGCTGAGGTGCCCGCCGACGCCTGGACCGACCAGATCCGATGGTCCTCGACGTCTCTCGCGGACGGGGTGACGCTGCGTACGGGTGTGCTCGAGGACGCCGACAGCACGCCCTTCTGGACGGTCACGGTCCAGCACCCGGTGACCAGCTCGATCACCGGTCGCCCCGCCGGTGCCGGCGTGGGGCCGCGCGCGTGGGCGCAGGAGACCGCGGACCGGCTGCGTGCGGCGGGCTACGAGCCGCGGCTCGACGACATCGCCTGGCCGGACTACTCCGACACCCCCAGCGGGCTGCAGGGCGTGCGTGTGCGGACCGGGGAGTACGCAACGCAGGCTGAGGCGGGGGCGGCGGTGACGGCGCTCAAGGCGCACGGCTTCACCACCGCGGTCGCCTCCTGGACCGGCTACGACGTCGACACCCCGGCCGATGCCGAGCAGTTCCACGTCGCGGTGATCGACCAGCGTTCCTTTGACGGCGAGGTCTACGGCACCCACCACGGTGTGGTCGCTCAGCGCCAGAGGCTGTCGGACGTGAGCGGGGAGCTGGGTGCGACGGTGGCGGTCAACGGCGGGTTCTTCATCACCGCGGACGCGGACGGCTACCAAGGTGCTCCGGCAGGGATCGCGGCCTACGACGGACGGCTCGAGGCGATGGACGCCGGCTCGCGGACCGGCATCGTGCTCGGCGACGGGCCCGCGCGGATCACTCGCCTGACGGCGAAGGTCGACGTGCGCAGCGGTCGATCGGTACGTTCGGTCAACGGGATCAACCGCAAGCCCGGAGTGATCCGCAACTGCGGCCGTCCAGGGGCCGTGCCCGTCATCGAGCCTCGCCAGGACGTGACCTGCCGGACCGACTCGGAGATCGTCCTCTTCACGCCCCGGCTCGGTGCCGAGCTGCCGACCGGCGAGGGCACCCAGGTCACGCTCGACGCCGCCGACGTCGTCATCGCAGTAGGCCCACGGGGAGGCACGGTGCCCGACGGTGGCAGCGTCGTCCAAGGCATCGGCGCTGCCGGTGAGTGGCTCGCCGCTCATGCTCGTGTCGGGCGCTCGCTGCGCGTGGCCGAGTCGGTCCGCGACGCGGACGGCCGGCGCGTACCGCTGACACCGGACACCTCGATCGTGAGCGCCGCGCCCAACCTGGTCACCGACGGCCGCACCGACATCGACGCTGCCGCCGAGGGCGTCATCGACCCGGCCGACCTGTCGTTCAACTACGCGTGGGCCGAGACGCGGCAGCCACGCACGATGGCGGGCATCGACCGCCGCGGCCGGCTCCTGCTCGTGACCGTCGACGGTCGCCAGCCCGGTGTCTCCGAAGGCCTCACGCTCGAGGAGGAGGCCGACCTGATGAAGAGCCTGGGCGCGGAGGATGCGATGAACCTCGACGGTGGCGGCTCGACTGCCATGGCGAGCGGTGGCACCCTGCTCAACCGCACCTCCGACGCCGCCGGCGAGCGAGCCGACGGGGACTTCATCGTGGCGGTGCCGACAGAGTAA
- a CDS encoding 3-hydroxyacyl-CoA dehydrogenase family protein — translation MTVSTQGSIHDVLVLPYLNHAIRMLESGYATATDIDNAMCFGCGYPQGPLATVDEIGASAVRDALLARFEETGDNLHKPADLLTKIAGETGTFAAVAGDHLRAPELRRTIEKIGVVGTGTMASGIVQVFAQAGYDVVFVGRSQEKLDAVVAGITKALDKAIAKGRSDEETKAAVLGRLTGSTSREDLGEADLIVEGIAEDLEVKTELFKDLDRIAKAGAILATTTSSMPIIELAKVTGRPGDVIGMHFFNPAPVMKLVEVVTTELTSPEVDETVRALSAAVKKVPVSCGDRSGFIVNALLFPYLNDAVKLHESGVAMAEIDTAVKETAAFPMGPFELLDVVGNDVSLAIQTELRNEFGEPGFEPAALLVEKVREGKLGRKTGEGFHTY, via the coding sequence ATGACGGTTTCGACCCAGGGTTCCATCCACGACGTGCTCGTGCTGCCCTATCTCAACCACGCCATCCGCATGCTCGAGTCGGGCTACGCCACCGCCACGGACATCGACAACGCCATGTGCTTCGGCTGCGGCTACCCCCAGGGACCGCTGGCCACGGTCGACGAGATCGGCGCCTCCGCCGTACGCGACGCGCTGCTCGCCCGCTTCGAGGAGACCGGCGACAACCTGCACAAGCCCGCCGACCTGCTCACCAAGATCGCCGGCGAGACCGGGACGTTCGCCGCGGTGGCCGGGGACCACCTACGCGCCCCGGAGCTGCGCCGCACGATCGAGAAGATCGGCGTGGTCGGCACCGGCACGATGGCTTCGGGCATCGTCCAGGTCTTCGCCCAGGCCGGGTACGACGTCGTCTTCGTCGGCCGCTCCCAGGAGAAGCTCGACGCGGTCGTCGCCGGTATCACCAAGGCGCTCGACAAAGCCATCGCGAAGGGCCGCTCGGACGAGGAGACCAAGGCCGCGGTGCTCGGTCGCCTCACCGGCAGCACCTCGCGCGAGGACCTCGGCGAGGCCGACCTGATCGTCGAGGGCATCGCCGAGGACCTGGAGGTCAAGACGGAGCTCTTCAAGGATCTCGACCGGATCGCCAAGGCCGGCGCCATCCTGGCCACGACGACCAGCTCGATGCCGATCATCGAGCTCGCCAAGGTCACCGGGCGCCCCGGTGACGTCATCGGTATGCACTTCTTCAACCCCGCGCCGGTCATGAAGCTCGTCGAGGTGGTCACCACCGAGCTCACCTCGCCCGAGGTCGACGAGACCGTGCGCGCCCTGTCCGCGGCCGTCAAGAAGGTCCCGGTCTCCTGCGGCGACCGGTCCGGCTTCATCGTCAACGCGCTGCTGTTCCCCTACCTCAACGATGCCGTCAAGCTGCACGAGTCGGGCGTCGCGATGGCTGAGATCGACACCGCGGTCAAGGAGACCGCAGCCTTCCCGATGGGCCCCTTCGAGCTCCTCGACGTCGTCGGCAACGACGTCTCCCTGGCCATCCAGACCGAGCTCCGCAACGAGTTCGGCGAGCCCGGCTTCGAGCCCGCCGCTCTCCTGGTCGAGAAGGTCCGGGAAGGCAAGCTCGGCCGCAAGACCGGCGAGGGCTTCCACACCTACTGA
- a CDS encoding cob(I)yrinic acid a,c-diamide adenosyltransferase — protein MVNLTRIYTRTGDAGETRLGDMSLTAKTDLRLEAYATTDEAGAAIGVALAHGGIDEDVVKALTTVQNDLFDVGADLSTPVVADPEYPPLRVEQAYVDRLEAWCDEYNEPLEKLRSFILSGGTVAAAHLHVARTVVRRAERAAWAAYEVHGETMNKLALTYLNRLSDLLFILARHANREQGDVLWVPGGER, from the coding sequence ATGGTCAACCTGACGCGCATCTACACCCGCACCGGCGACGCCGGTGAGACCCGGCTCGGCGACATGAGCCTGACCGCCAAGACCGACCTGCGGCTGGAGGCGTACGCGACCACCGATGAGGCCGGCGCGGCGATCGGCGTCGCCCTCGCCCACGGCGGGATCGACGAAGACGTCGTGAAGGCGCTGACGACCGTCCAGAACGATCTCTTCGACGTCGGCGCCGACCTCTCGACCCCGGTGGTGGCCGACCCCGAGTACCCCCCGCTCCGCGTCGAGCAGGCCTACGTCGACCGGCTCGAGGCCTGGTGCGACGAGTACAACGAGCCCCTCGAGAAGCTCCGCTCGTTCATCCTCTCCGGCGGCACCGTGGCCGCGGCCCACCTGCACGTCGCCCGCACCGTCGTGCGCCGCGCGGAACGAGCCGCCTGGGCTGCGTACGAGGTCCACGGCGAGACCATGAACAAGCTCGCCCTCACCTACCTCAACCGGCTCAGCGACCTGCTCTTCATCCTCGCCCGGCACGCGAACCGCGAGCAGGGCGACGTCCTGTGGGTGCCGGGCGGGGAGCGCTAG
- a CDS encoding helix-turn-helix domain-containing protein gives MLDALGLDNLEETVYRQLVGAPSANLEELADAADLDAYAVSAVLAALEGKGLVARASAGQDRYVASPPAVALGALLVQRQDELRRAQVEMTELAGLYRGSVARRDVADVVDVVHGTEAIAQRFAQLQYSARKCIQALQKPQAAVVTREDADEAERAAIERGVRHDIVLERSVFDTPGIYETIDSGLEIGIELRVVPTVPLRAFIVDREIALIPLMQGESATGGNNTVQDALLLHPSGLLDAIIALFDLIWASAPKLVATPEGTVETAADRLEPLDTKVLSLLLAGLTDASIGAQLGLSLRTVQRRVRQMMDRAQVDTRLQLGYEAGRRGWL, from the coding sequence ATGCTCGATGCGCTCGGTCTCGACAATCTCGAGGAGACGGTCTACCGCCAGCTGGTCGGTGCGCCGTCGGCCAATCTCGAGGAGCTGGCCGATGCTGCCGACCTGGACGCCTACGCGGTCTCCGCGGTGCTGGCTGCGCTCGAGGGGAAGGGTCTGGTCGCCCGGGCGTCGGCGGGCCAGGACCGCTACGTCGCCTCTCCGCCGGCAGTGGCGCTCGGGGCGCTGCTCGTCCAGCGTCAGGACGAGCTGCGCCGTGCCCAGGTCGAGATGACCGAGCTCGCCGGTCTCTATCGCGGCTCGGTCGCTCGCCGGGACGTGGCGGATGTCGTCGACGTCGTGCACGGCACCGAGGCGATCGCCCAGCGGTTCGCCCAGCTGCAGTACTCGGCGAGGAAGTGCATCCAGGCGCTGCAGAAGCCGCAGGCCGCCGTCGTCACCCGCGAGGACGCCGACGAGGCCGAGCGCGCCGCCATCGAACGCGGGGTCAGGCACGACATCGTGCTCGAGCGTTCCGTCTTCGACACACCCGGCATCTACGAGACGATCGACTCCGGGCTCGAGATCGGGATCGAGCTGCGGGTGGTGCCGACGGTGCCGCTGCGCGCCTTCATCGTCGACCGGGAGATCGCGCTGATCCCGCTGATGCAGGGTGAGTCGGCGACGGGCGGGAACAACACGGTCCAGGACGCGCTGCTGCTCCATCCGAGTGGTCTGCTCGACGCGATCATCGCTCTCTTCGACCTGATCTGGGCCTCGGCGCCGAAGCTGGTCGCGACGCCGGAGGGCACCGTCGAGACGGCCGCCGACCGGCTCGAGCCTCTCGACACCAAGGTCCTCTCGCTGCTGCTCGCGGGCCTGACGGATGCCTCGATCGGTGCGCAGCTCGGGCTGTCGCTGCGTACGGTCCAGCGCCGGGTGCGCCAGATGATGGACCGCGCGCAGGTCGACACCCGTCTCCAGCTCGGCTACGAGGCGGGGCGCCGCGGCTGGCTGTGA
- a CDS encoding polyketide cyclase produces MTDETQTSERIDAERIIPASPTAIFAVLTDPDGHVAIDAAGMLQSAEGSPAAAVGDRFVVHMDREALGDYPLGKYDVTVIITGLEPDRSIEWTIEGTIKPPIGHRFGYELERLDSGDTRVTSYCDWSTALPEWKPIFPVIDQKSIRATLGILERAVRRGYPRP; encoded by the coding sequence GTGACCGACGAGACCCAGACCAGCGAGCGCATCGACGCCGAGCGGATCATCCCTGCCTCCCCCACCGCCATCTTCGCCGTCCTCACCGACCCCGACGGCCACGTCGCCATCGATGCCGCCGGCATGCTCCAGTCCGCGGAAGGATCGCCGGCAGCCGCCGTCGGCGACCGCTTCGTCGTCCACATGGACCGCGAGGCCCTCGGCGACTACCCGTTGGGCAAGTACGACGTCACCGTGATCATCACCGGCCTCGAGCCCGACCGATCGATCGAGTGGACCATCGAGGGCACCATCAAGCCGCCGATCGGCCACCGCTTCGGCTACGAGCTCGAGCGGCTCGACTCCGGGGACACCCGCGTCACCTCCTATTGCGACTGGTCCACTGCCCTCCCCGAGTGGAAGCCGATCTTCCCGGTCATCGACCAGAAGTCGATCCGGGCCACCCTGGGCATCCTGGAACGTGCCGTACGCCGCGGCTATCCCCGACCCTGA
- a CDS encoding STAS domain-containing protein translates to MEIVIDGPTLVLSGDFDVRSTWMARSVIYDHLDSVEGDVVLDVSGVNSADVTALKLLAVATRQAHAGGRRLILHGCTPAVRRMLHLSRLYRVLEVENSPLIA, encoded by the coding sequence ATGGAGATCGTGATCGACGGGCCGACGCTGGTGCTGAGCGGAGATTTCGACGTACGCAGCACCTGGATGGCGCGCAGCGTCATCTACGACCATCTCGACTCGGTGGAGGGTGACGTCGTGCTCGACGTCTCCGGTGTGAACAGTGCTGATGTGACGGCGCTGAAGCTGCTCGCCGTCGCGACGAGGCAGGCCCATGCAGGGGGTCGGCGGCTCATCCTTCACGGCTGCACCCCCGCGGTGCGGCGGATGCTCCACCTGTCCAGGCTCTACCGCGTCCTCGAGGTGGAGAACTCACCGCTCATCGCCTAG
- a CDS encoding bifunctional metallophosphatase/5'-nucleotidase: MPLATRRSVLSGAVTGAAALSAAGYAATPAHGASSVGKSDTVRLTVLGTTDLHGNVFNWDYYKNAAFSNSAGNEIGVAKVKTLIDAVREERRGEPILTIDAGDTIQGTPLAYYYARIDPITKGAVHPMARAMNLVGYDAAALGNHEFNYGIDTIRKFEEQVNFPMLGANAVDPTTKLPVFPPYIIKDYDLGRGRRLRVGVLGLTNPGIAIWDKAIVEGKMEFPGLVEQAKIYVPELKKAGCDLVIISAHSGADTSSSYGDELPPENAATLVAEQVPDVDAILVGHAHREITERFVTNTETGRQVLLTEPLYWGMRVSVMDLVVRREKGHGRPRWVLHSATSQTLNSNTVDADPDVSAAVQEQHDVVVSYVNSVVGSSAVEMLAARAVVEDVPIIDFVSFVQADAVKTALTGDDAALPVLSIAAPFSRAAAFPAGEVTVRDVAGLYIYDNTLMAVRITGAQLKEYLEFTARYFKQVSGTGPFPIADVTNAPTDTAPNGTPDYNFDTIAGLDAALTYDIDISMPVGSRITDLAYGGVAVTDAQEFVLAVNNYRQSGGGGFPHVTDATVVYNQQVEIRQLLIDWVTANQVIDPAAFASVDWRLVSGGEPITVNS, from the coding sequence ATGCCTCTCGCCACCCGTCGCTCTGTCCTGTCCGGTGCCGTCACAGGCGCTGCGGCGCTGAGTGCGGCCGGCTACGCCGCCACCCCTGCCCATGGTGCGAGCAGCGTGGGCAAGTCCGACACCGTCCGGCTGACCGTGCTCGGCACCACCGACCTGCACGGCAACGTCTTCAACTGGGACTACTACAAAAACGCCGCGTTCTCCAACAGCGCCGGCAACGAGATCGGCGTCGCCAAGGTCAAGACGCTGATCGACGCCGTCCGTGAGGAGCGCCGCGGCGAGCCGATCCTGACGATCGACGCCGGCGACACCATCCAGGGCACCCCGCTGGCCTACTACTACGCGCGGATCGACCCGATCACCAAGGGCGCGGTCCACCCGATGGCGCGGGCGATGAACCTGGTCGGCTACGACGCCGCCGCGCTCGGAAACCACGAGTTCAACTACGGCATCGACACGATCCGGAAGTTCGAGGAGCAGGTGAACTTCCCGATGCTCGGCGCCAACGCCGTCGACCCGACGACCAAGCTGCCGGTGTTCCCGCCCTACATCATCAAGGACTACGACCTCGGCCGCGGCCGGCGCCTGCGGGTCGGTGTGCTCGGTCTGACCAACCCGGGCATCGCGATCTGGGACAAGGCTATCGTCGAGGGCAAGATGGAGTTCCCGGGCCTGGTCGAGCAGGCCAAGATCTACGTCCCCGAGCTCAAGAAGGCCGGCTGCGACCTGGTCATCATCAGTGCCCACTCCGGCGCCGACACCTCCAGCTCCTACGGCGACGAGCTGCCCCCGGAGAACGCTGCCACCCTGGTCGCCGAGCAGGTGCCGGACGTCGACGCGATCCTGGTCGGCCACGCCCACCGGGAGATCACCGAGCGCTTCGTCACCAACACCGAGACCGGCAGGCAGGTGCTGCTCACCGAGCCGCTCTACTGGGGCATGCGTGTCTCGGTGATGGACCTGGTCGTACGCCGCGAGAAGGGTCACGGCCGGCCGCGCTGGGTCCTGCATTCGGCGACCTCGCAGACGCTCAACTCCAACACCGTCGACGCCGACCCGGACGTCTCGGCCGCGGTGCAGGAGCAGCACGACGTCGTGGTCTCCTACGTCAACTCCGTCGTCGGCAGCTCGGCCGTGGAGATGCTGGCGGCGCGGGCGGTCGTCGAGGACGTACCCATCATCGACTTCGTGAGCTTCGTCCAGGCCGACGCGGTCAAGACGGCGTTGACCGGGGACGACGCGGCTCTGCCGGTGCTCTCGATCGCGGCCCCGTTCAGCCGCGCCGCGGCCTTCCCCGCGGGCGAGGTGACCGTACGCGACGTGGCCGGTCTCTACATCTACGACAACACCCTGATGGCGGTGCGCATCACCGGCGCCCAGCTCAAGGAGTATCTCGAGTTCACCGCGCGCTACTTCAAGCAGGTCAGCGGCACCGGCCCGTTCCCGATCGCGGATGTGACCAACGCGCCGACCGACACCGCACCCAACGGCACGCCCGACTACAACTTCGACACCATCGCCGGGCTGGACGCGGCGCTGACCTACGACATCGACATCTCGATGCCGGTCGGCTCGCGGATCACCGACCTCGCCTACGGCGGCGTCGCAGTCACCGACGCCCAGGAGTTCGTGCTCGCGGTCAACAACTACCGCCAGTCCGGCGGCGGGGGTTTCCCGCACGTCACCGACGCCACCGTGGTCTACAACCAGCAGGTCGAGATCCGTCAGCTTCTCATCGACTGGGTCACCGCCAACCAGGTCATCGACCCCGCGGCCTTCGCCTCGGTCGACTGGCGCCTGGTCTCGGGTGGCGAGCCGATCACCGTCAACTCCTGA
- the nucS gene encoding endonuclease NucS — protein sequence MRYVLPVRLVVATCQVDYAGRLTAHLPMATRVLMLKADGSVLVHSDGGSYKPLNWMSPPCTLSEGKADDGRIEWTVTSKTDDTLRILIDEIHHETSHDLGIDPGLQKDGVEKHLQELLADHPSTLGEGLILVRREYPTPIGPVDLMCRDADGKSVAVEIKRRGEIDGVEQLTRYLELLNRDPLLAPVRGIFAAQAIKPQARVLAEDRGITCAVVDYNALRGLDDPTERLF from the coding sequence ATGCGATACGTTCTCCCGGTGAGACTCGTCGTTGCCACCTGCCAGGTCGACTACGCGGGGCGGCTCACCGCCCACCTCCCGATGGCCACCAGGGTGTTGATGCTCAAGGCCGACGGATCGGTGCTGGTCCACTCCGACGGGGGCTCCTACAAGCCCCTCAACTGGATGTCGCCGCCCTGCACCCTCTCGGAGGGCAAGGCCGACGACGGCCGCATCGAATGGACGGTGACCTCCAAGACGGACGACACCCTGCGCATCCTGATCGACGAGATCCACCACGAGACGTCCCACGACCTCGGCATCGACCCCGGCCTGCAGAAGGACGGCGTCGAGAAGCACCTTCAAGAGCTCCTCGCCGACCACCCGTCGACTCTGGGCGAGGGCTTGATCCTCGTCCGCCGCGAGTACCCCACCCCGATCGGGCCTGTCGACCTGATGTGCCGCGACGCCGATGGGAAGTCGGTCGCCGTGGAGATCAAGCGGCGCGGCGAGATCGACGGCGTCGAGCAGCTGACCCGCTACCTGGAGCTGCTCAACCGGGACCCGCTGCTGGCCCCGGTGCGAGGCATCTTCGCAGCCCAGGCGATCAAACCGCAGGCGCGCGTGCTCGCCGAGGACCGCGGCATCACCTGCGCTGTCGTCGACTACAACGCGCTCCGCGGCCTCGACGACCCGACCGAGAGACTCTTCTGA
- a CDS encoding DUF6069 family protein has translation MSTITTAQQVTTPSVRVARKTLWLHGLGATVAASAVVTALAAVSSAAGVSFETDGSPIPILGFAQLTAVFSLIGVAMAAVMARVARRPRRTFVVTTVVLTVVSLVPDVTFGFDAASAIVLMLLHVVAAAIVIPVLARRLAR, from the coding sequence ATGTCCACCATCACCACCGCCCAGCAGGTCACCACCCCCTCCGTGCGCGTCGCTCGCAAGACTCTCTGGCTCCATGGCCTCGGTGCCACGGTTGCCGCGAGCGCAGTCGTCACCGCTCTCGCGGCGGTCTCCTCGGCGGCCGGAGTGAGCTTCGAGACCGACGGAAGCCCGATCCCGATCCTCGGCTTCGCCCAGCTGACCGCCGTCTTCTCGCTCATCGGGGTCGCAATGGCTGCGGTGATGGCCCGGGTGGCCCGCCGGCCGCGGCGTACGTTCGTGGTCACCACCGTCGTGCTCACCGTCGTCTCGCTCGTCCCCGACGTCACCTTCGGCTTCGATGCTGCCAGTGCGATCGTGCTGATGCTCCTGCACGTCGTCGCGGCGGCCATCGTCATCCCGGTGCTGGCTCGCCGCCTCGCTCGGTGA
- a CDS encoding protein meaA, with product MTDTTHSEQSRPAKDRSWLMRTYAGHSTAEASNELYRNNLAKGQTGLSVAFDLPTQTGYDPDSVLARGEVGKVGVPIMHMGEMRKLFDQIPLTEMNTSMTINATAMWMLAMYQVAAEEQNPGMDPAAVAAKLAGTTQNDIIKEYLSRGTYVFPPEHSLRLISDMIAYTVHQIPKWNPINICSYHLQEAGATPVQEIAYAMCTAISVLDAVKASGQVSEEDFGKVVGRISFFVNAGVRFVEEMCKMRAFVELWDDITRERYGVEDPKMRRFRYGVQVNSLGLTEAQPENNVQRIVLEMLAVTLSKNARARAVQLPAWNEALGLPRPWDQQWSLRLQQVLAYESDLLEYGDLFDGSPVVEAKVAELVAGAKEEIDRVQAMGGAIAAVDTGYMKSELVSSHARRRGAIEAGDEIIVGVNKFTTTEPSPLTADLDAAIMVADPRAEEAAKASLEAWKAERDETAVTEALAALAAAAKTDANLMEATLAAARAGATTGEWAGTLREVFGEFRAPTGVSGAVGAAEAGAELSVVRDRVKATGDELGVKLRMLVGKPGLDGHSNGAEQVAVRARDAGFEVIYQGIRLTPEQIVAAAVAEDVHVVGLSILSGSHMSLVPSVVEGLRDAGLGDVPVIVGGIVPESDARTLIESGVAAVYTPKDFSLTEIMADIVEVIRKANDLT from the coding sequence ATGACGGACACCACGCACTCCGAGCAGAGCCGCCCGGCGAAGGATCGCTCCTGGCTGATGCGCACGTACGCCGGCCACTCGACCGCCGAGGCGTCCAACGAGCTCTATCGCAACAACCTCGCCAAGGGTCAGACGGGCCTCTCGGTGGCCTTCGACCTGCCGACCCAGACCGGCTACGACCCCGACAGCGTCCTCGCTCGCGGCGAGGTCGGCAAGGTGGGCGTGCCGATCATGCACATGGGGGAGATGCGCAAGCTCTTCGACCAGATCCCCCTCACCGAGATGAACACCTCGATGACGATCAACGCGACCGCCATGTGGATGCTCGCGATGTACCAGGTCGCCGCCGAGGAGCAGAACCCCGGGATGGACCCTGCCGCGGTCGCCGCCAAGCTGGCCGGCACCACCCAGAACGACATCATCAAGGAGTACCTCTCCCGGGGGACGTACGTCTTTCCGCCGGAGCACTCCCTGCGGCTGATCAGCGACATGATCGCCTACACGGTCCACCAGATCCCGAAGTGGAACCCGATCAACATCTGCAGCTACCACCTGCAGGAGGCCGGCGCGACGCCGGTGCAGGAGATCGCCTACGCGATGTGCACCGCCATCTCGGTGCTCGATGCGGTCAAGGCCTCCGGCCAGGTCTCGGAGGAGGACTTCGGCAAGGTCGTCGGCCGGATCTCGTTCTTCGTCAACGCCGGCGTGCGGTTCGTCGAGGAGATGTGCAAGATGCGCGCCTTCGTCGAGCTGTGGGACGACATCACCCGTGAGCGCTACGGGGTCGAGGACCCGAAGATGCGCCGGTTCCGCTACGGCGTCCAGGTCAACTCGCTCGGCCTGACCGAGGCCCAGCCGGAGAACAACGTCCAGCGCATCGTGCTGGAGATGCTCGCCGTGACGCTGTCCAAGAACGCCCGAGCTCGCGCGGTGCAGCTGCCGGCCTGGAACGAGGCGCTCGGACTGCCGCGTCCGTGGGACCAGCAGTGGTCCCTGCGCCTGCAGCAGGTGCTGGCCTACGAGTCCGACCTGCTGGAGTACGGCGACCTCTTCGACGGCTCGCCGGTCGTCGAGGCCAAGGTCGCCGAGCTCGTCGCCGGGGCCAAGGAGGAGATCGACCGGGTCCAGGCCATGGGCGGCGCGATCGCCGCGGTCGACACCGGCTACATGAAGTCCGAGCTGGTCTCCTCGCACGCGCGTCGGCGAGGGGCCATCGAGGCGGGCGACGAGATCATCGTCGGCGTCAACAAGTTCACCACCACCGAGCCGTCCCCGCTGACTGCCGACCTCGACGCCGCCATCATGGTCGCGGACCCGCGTGCCGAGGAGGCCGCCAAGGCCTCCCTCGAGGCGTGGAAGGCCGAGCGCGACGAGACCGCCGTGACCGAGGCGCTGGCGGCGCTGGCCGCCGCCGCGAAGACCGACGCCAACCTGATGGAGGCCACCTTGGCCGCTGCCCGCGCGGGCGCGACCACGGGGGAGTGGGCCGGCACCCTGCGCGAGGTGTTCGGCGAGTTCCGGGCCCCCACCGGTGTCTCCGGTGCCGTCGGCGCCGCGGAGGCCGGTGCCGAGCTCTCGGTCGTACGCGACCGGGTGAAGGCCACCGGCGACGAGCTCGGCGTCAAGCTGCGCATGCTCGTCGGCAAGCCCGGCCTGGACGGTCACTCCAACGGTGCCGAGCAGGTCGCGGTCCGCGCCCGCGATGCCGGTTTCGAGGTCATCTACCAGGGCATCCGGCTCACCCCGGAGCAGATCGTCGCCGCGGCGGTAGCCGAGGACGTACACGTGGTCGGCCTCTCCATCCTCTCCGGGTCGCACATGTCCCTGGTGCCGTCGGTGGTCGAGGGCCTGCGCGATGCGGGTCTCGGTGACGTCCCGGTCATCGTCGGCGGCATCGTGCCCGAGTCCGACGCCCGCACCCTGATCGAGTCGGGGGTCGCGGCCGTCTACACGCCCAAGGACTTCAGCCTCACCGAGATCATGGCCGACATCGTCGAGGTCATCCGCAAGGCAAACGACCTCACCTGA